Proteins from a single region of Gordonia hongkongensis:
- a CDS encoding DUF5996 family protein, with protein METKYEAWPALPVDSWVDTRDTVQLWTQIVGKTRLALGPEVNHWWGVPLYVDARGLTTSLMAVGDRGLEIRFDFLDHQLLFLVTDGSTRQMKLEPRTVADFYAEYTAHLADLGFDIAIVGTPVELPDATPFAEDTAHSSYDADAVSRFWRSLVSAHRVLSEFRGGFRGKSSPVHFFWGAFDLAVTRFSGRSAPQHPGGVPNCPDWVMHEAYSDEVSSAGYWPGGAEEGAFYAYAYPHPEGYDTHPAVEAPARWDAALGEYILPYHLVRQSPDPDAVVLKFLEQTHRAAAETAGWD; from the coding sequence ATGGAAACCAAATACGAGGCTTGGCCTGCACTACCGGTGGATTCGTGGGTCGACACAAGGGACACCGTCCAGTTGTGGACCCAGATCGTCGGCAAGACGCGTCTCGCTCTCGGACCCGAGGTCAACCACTGGTGGGGCGTACCGCTGTATGTGGACGCACGTGGCCTGACCACGTCTCTGATGGCCGTCGGAGACCGCGGCCTCGAGATCCGCTTCGACTTTCTGGACCACCAGCTGCTCTTCCTCGTCACCGATGGCAGCACCCGTCAGATGAAGCTGGAACCGCGGACGGTTGCCGATTTCTACGCGGAGTACACCGCCCACCTCGCCGACCTCGGTTTCGACATCGCCATCGTCGGTACTCCCGTCGAACTGCCCGATGCGACCCCGTTCGCCGAGGACACCGCCCACTCGTCGTACGACGCCGACGCCGTGTCTCGGTTCTGGCGGTCTCTCGTCAGTGCGCATCGCGTGCTGTCGGAGTTCCGCGGCGGCTTCCGTGGCAAGTCGTCACCCGTGCACTTCTTCTGGGGCGCTTTCGATCTGGCTGTCACGCGGTTCTCGGGTCGCAGCGCACCCCAGCATCCGGGTGGTGTACCGAATTGCCCCGACTGGGTGATGCACGAGGCCTATAGCGACGAGGTGTCGAGCGCGGGCTACTGGCCGGGTGGCGCCGAGGAGGGGGCCTTCTACGCCTACGCCTACCCACATCCCGAGGGCTACGACACGCACCCGGCGGTCGAGGCTCCGGCGCGATGGGATGCCGCACTGGGCGAGTACATCCTGCCGTATCACCTTGTGCGCCAGTCGCCGGACCCGGACGCGGTGGTCCTGAAGTTCCTCGAGCAGACTCATCGTGCGGCGGCGGAGACGGCGGGCTGGGACTAG
- a CDS encoding helix-turn-helix domain-containing protein produces MRAHAITLSAHGSDALHVPVVRSWPMGDEMWLTSVRHHGVSASGAGERGGAPVAPRLFVAVPGGDSWHRRLGTTEDSRRRTELAVVDQSTSFDFRTREPGTIVALHLPQSWLILPAETVRLGIRNLDDSNPLTMFVRNHLVHLGRIAEHHPGVLPELASASTDIVRSLLLTSAQTEARDPVDDLIVQVKAYIDEHLTDADLSAETIAAAHNVSTRKLYADWSSAEGRLTDHIIRRRLDRARDAMITRRYLTVPAIARAHGFSDPTHFTKRFRAAFGVTPSQWRRDNLDS; encoded by the coding sequence GTGCGCGCACACGCGATCACCCTCTCGGCGCACGGGTCCGACGCGCTCCACGTTCCGGTCGTCCGATCATGGCCGATGGGCGACGAGATGTGGCTGACCTCGGTCCGACATCACGGGGTGTCGGCATCGGGTGCCGGTGAACGCGGCGGTGCACCAGTGGCGCCACGACTCTTCGTCGCCGTTCCGGGTGGGGACTCGTGGCATCGTCGGCTCGGGACCACGGAGGATTCCCGGCGCAGGACCGAACTGGCGGTCGTCGATCAGTCGACGTCATTCGACTTCCGAACCCGCGAACCGGGGACGATTGTCGCGCTTCACCTCCCGCAGTCGTGGCTCATTCTTCCGGCCGAGACCGTCCGGCTCGGGATCAGAAACCTGGACGACTCCAACCCGCTCACCATGTTCGTCCGCAATCACCTCGTCCACCTCGGGCGTATCGCCGAACACCACCCGGGGGTCCTCCCGGAGTTGGCTTCCGCGAGTACCGACATCGTGCGCTCGCTGCTGCTCACGTCGGCGCAGACCGAAGCACGCGATCCGGTCGATGACCTGATCGTTCAGGTGAAGGCCTACATCGACGAGCACCTGACCGACGCCGACCTGTCGGCAGAGACGATCGCCGCGGCCCACAACGTGTCGACCCGGAAGTTGTATGCCGACTGGTCGAGTGCCGAGGGTCGGCTCACGGATCACATCATCCGACGCCGCCTCGACCGTGCCCGCGACGCCATGATCACCCGTCGATATCTGACCGTCCCGGCCATCGCCCGCGCTCATGGGTTCAGCGACCCGACGCATTTCACCAAGCGGTTCCGAGCCGCGTTCGGGGTGACCCCGTCACAGTGGCGGCGCGACAATCTGGACTCGTGA
- a CDS encoding MMPL family transporter, whose amino-acid sequence MNPPTSARRVSRLRWILPALLVIGWLALGSVGGPFAGKLGDVQANDNTSFLPASAEATEVSRLEADFVDSSEIPAVVVAERTSGITDADLAFVSEAVGKVAGTDGISERTSPPIRSQDGQAIQMIVPVDSSGEISESIEALRAELANGPPEGLSVYVTGPAGIAGDLTEAFGGIDGLLLLVAGAVVILILIVVYRSPILPFVVIVSAVFALGLASLLVYVLASNDVLTLNGQSQGILFILVFGAATDYALLLVSRYREELRLTADKYDAMRAAWRATLEPVAASAGTVIAGVLCLLLSDLNSNRGLGPVAAIGIAASFLASMTFLPAALTLLGRSAFWPKRPVVDPASAQREDSSNHRFWGALANRIGRHPRRFWVATTLLLVLFALFLPQFKADGVAQSDTFLVAVESQEGQEVLTAHFDAGDGSPAVIIADAASLQQVQNTAANVDGVAEVVPVTDPGGAPKTVDGRVALQATLTDPADSLAAEETIERLRDAVGNVNGADALVGGPTAVDLDTKTTAIHDRNLIIPIVSIVVLLILCALLRAIVAPILLMATVILSFAATLGISSIVFNHILGFPGADPVVPLFAFVFLVALGIDYNIFLMTRVREEALQIGTRRGVLRGLTVTGGVITSAGVVLAATFSALAVIPLIFLAQIAFIVAFGVLLDALIVRTLLVPALVYDIGRPVWWPSALANKEDVPEDDELVEAGPRQD is encoded by the coding sequence GTGAACCCACCCACCTCTGCTCGACGAGTCAGTCGCTTGCGATGGATTCTGCCAGCCCTCTTGGTCATCGGATGGCTGGCCCTGGGTTCTGTCGGCGGACCGTTCGCCGGAAAACTCGGTGACGTACAGGCGAACGACAACACGTCGTTCCTGCCCGCGTCCGCCGAAGCCACCGAGGTCTCCCGCCTGGAAGCCGACTTCGTGGACTCCTCCGAGATCCCGGCCGTCGTGGTGGCCGAACGTACGAGCGGCATCACCGACGCCGACCTCGCGTTCGTGTCCGAGGCGGTGGGCAAGGTCGCCGGCACGGACGGGATCTCCGAGCGAACGTCTCCGCCGATCCGCTCGCAGGATGGTCAGGCGATCCAGATGATCGTGCCCGTCGACTCCTCCGGGGAGATCTCGGAAAGCATCGAGGCTCTGCGTGCGGAACTCGCGAACGGCCCGCCCGAGGGACTGTCGGTGTATGTGACCGGACCCGCAGGCATCGCGGGCGACCTCACCGAGGCGTTCGGCGGGATCGACGGCTTGTTGCTACTGGTTGCCGGCGCGGTCGTCATCCTGATCCTCATCGTGGTGTACCGCAGTCCGATCCTGCCGTTCGTCGTGATCGTGTCCGCCGTGTTCGCGCTGGGGCTCGCCAGTCTGCTGGTCTACGTGCTCGCGTCGAACGACGTGCTCACCCTCAACGGCCAGAGCCAGGGCATCCTCTTCATCCTCGTGTTCGGTGCGGCGACGGACTACGCCCTGCTCCTGGTGTCCCGCTATCGAGAAGAACTGCGACTCACCGCCGACAAGTACGACGCCATGCGGGCCGCGTGGCGCGCGACCCTCGAACCCGTCGCCGCCTCCGCCGGCACGGTCATCGCCGGTGTGTTGTGCCTCCTGCTGTCGGATCTGAACTCCAACCGCGGTCTCGGTCCCGTTGCCGCGATCGGTATCGCGGCGTCGTTCCTGGCGTCGATGACGTTCCTCCCCGCGGCACTGACCCTGCTCGGACGCAGTGCCTTCTGGCCGAAGCGACCGGTCGTCGACCCGGCGTCGGCGCAGCGTGAGGACAGCAGCAACCATCGCTTCTGGGGCGCCTTGGCGAACCGGATCGGACGGCACCCCCGGCGCTTCTGGGTGGCAACGACGTTGCTCCTCGTGCTCTTCGCGTTGTTCCTCCCCCAGTTCAAGGCCGACGGTGTCGCGCAGTCCGACACCTTCCTCGTAGCGGTGGAGTCGCAGGAGGGCCAAGAAGTCCTCACCGCCCACTTCGACGCCGGGGACGGTTCACCCGCGGTCATCATCGCCGACGCCGCATCGCTGCAGCAGGTGCAGAACACGGCGGCGAATGTCGACGGCGTCGCCGAGGTCGTCCCGGTCACCGATCCGGGCGGCGCCCCCAAGACGGTCGACGGACGGGTCGCTCTGCAGGCGACCCTGACCGATCCGGCCGATTCCCTGGCCGCCGAGGAGACCATCGAGCGTCTTCGCGACGCGGTGGGGAACGTCAACGGCGCCGACGCGCTCGTCGGCGGTCCTACCGCGGTCGACCTTGACACCAAGACGACGGCCATCCACGACCGGAACCTGATCATCCCGATCGTCAGCATCGTCGTGCTGCTCATCCTGTGCGCGCTGCTCCGGGCGATCGTCGCCCCGATTCTCCTGATGGCCACCGTCATCCTGAGTTTCGCGGCGACTCTGGGAATTTCGTCGATCGTGTTCAACCACATACTCGGATTCCCCGGCGCCGACCCGGTCGTGCCGCTGTTCGCGTTCGTGTTCCTGGTCGCGCTGGGCATCGACTACAACATCTTCCTGATGACCCGCGTCCGCGAGGAAGCACTGCAGATCGGTACGCGCCGAGGTGTTCTCCGTGGGCTCACGGTCACCGGCGGAGTCATCACCTCGGCCGGCGTGGTCCTCGCGGCGACGTTCTCCGCCCTGGCGGTCATCCCGCTGATCTTCTTGGCGCAGATTGCGTTCATCGTCGCCTTCGGCGTCCTCCTCGACGCGTTGATCGTCCGGACGCTGCTGGTCCCGGCGCTCGTCTACGACATTGGCCGTCCCGTGTGGTGGCCCAGCGCGCTGGCGAACAAGGAAGATGTCCCGGAGGACGACGAGTTGGTGGAGGCAGGACCAAGGCAGGACTAG
- a CDS encoding helix-turn-helix domain-containing protein, with protein MIADAHDISVRKLFRLCADADISLEQWILASRLEGVRDELARSASRHQSVAQVARRWGLVNPSFVSRRFREVYGMTPRAWRRLTPDSDD; from the coding sequence ATGATCGCCGATGCCCACGACATCTCCGTACGAAAGCTGTTCCGGCTCTGCGCCGATGCCGACATCAGTCTCGAACAGTGGATCCTCGCGTCCCGCCTCGAGGGTGTCCGCGACGAACTCGCCCGGTCGGCGAGCCGACACCAATCGGTCGCACAGGTTGCACGCCGCTGGGGACTCGTCAACCCGTCGTTCGTCAGCCGCCGGTTCCGCGAGGTGTACGGCATGACGCCGCGCGCATGGCGTCGGCTCACCCCCGACTCGGACGACTGA
- a CDS encoding GNAT family N-acetyltransferase: MRLRQADDADTDRLVAVWRSAVEATHHFLTSADIDGYADRLARDYFPAVELVVAEADGVVVGFSGTAENRLEMLFVDSAAHGRGIGTVLLDHAVAHGGVDELDVNEQNPGAAEFYRRRGFEQVGRSPVDSDGQPFPLLHFRRAGVP; the protein is encoded by the coding sequence GTGAGACTTCGGCAGGCCGACGACGCCGACACGGACCGCCTCGTGGCCGTGTGGCGTTCGGCGGTCGAGGCTACGCATCACTTCCTGACTTCCGCCGACATCGACGGCTACGCGGATCGGCTCGCACGTGACTACTTTCCGGCGGTCGAGTTGGTCGTCGCGGAGGCCGACGGAGTGGTCGTCGGCTTCAGCGGAACCGCAGAGAATCGGCTCGAGATGCTGTTCGTCGATTCGGCCGCCCACGGGCGGGGCATCGGCACGGTCTTGCTCGATCACGCGGTCGCGCACGGCGGCGTCGACGAACTCGACGTCAACGAACAGAACCCGGGCGCCGCGGAGTTCTATCGGCGCAGGGGGTTCGAGCAGGTGGGCCGCTCGCCGGTGGATTCCGACGGCCAGCCGTTCCCGTTGCTGCACTTTCGGCGCGCCGGGGTCCCGTGA
- a CDS encoding SRPBCC family protein, translating into MTDATGVTLTYTLNASPAAVFDAWTTPALFAAVFGGSANKVPVESVSLDARPGGTWAATMIVGDDFPEFHWRGEYVEVRRPNRLVLTMTDAPGDERELLTADFMAVDNGTEIRFSQTGGNLTDEQYEYAAAGWRAAFEALDAQLAG; encoded by the coding sequence ATGACGGACGCAACCGGGGTAACCCTCACCTACACACTGAACGCTTCTCCCGCCGCCGTGTTCGACGCGTGGACGACGCCGGCTCTGTTCGCCGCGGTCTTCGGCGGCAGCGCGAATAAAGTCCCCGTCGAATCGGTATCGCTCGACGCCCGACCCGGGGGCACCTGGGCAGCAACGATGATCGTCGGGGACGATTTCCCCGAATTTCATTGGCGCGGTGAGTACGTCGAGGTCCGACGGCCGAACAGACTCGTACTGACGATGACCGACGCGCCGGGTGATGAACGTGAACTCCTCACCGCTGACTTCATGGCAGTCGACAACGGCACCGAGATCCGTTTCAGCCAAACCGGTGGCAACCTCACCGACGAGCAGTACGAGTACGCGGCCGCCGGCTGGCGCGCGGCGTTCGAAGCGCTGGACGCTCAGCTCGCCGGATAG
- a CDS encoding AAA family ATPase — protein MLIWINGAFGVGKTQTAHELHRRLTASHVADPELLGFAMHKMLPPARRDDFQDLPQWRTGVTQTLLDAEQSSDCPVIVPMTLVDAEYFDEIVGGLKEHGADVRHYTLTASVEVIHRRLRARLAHRLGPILGADETWAMKQTGRCVARLGEDRFASHVPADERSVDQVVEHIADDAGLELSRPRLSSARYQLRRAAVAVRHIRT, from the coding sequence ATGTTGATCTGGATCAACGGCGCCTTCGGCGTCGGTAAGACACAGACCGCACACGAGCTTCACCGCCGGCTGACTGCGTCGCACGTGGCCGATCCCGAACTCCTCGGATTCGCGATGCACAAGATGCTGCCGCCCGCCCGGCGCGACGATTTTCAGGACCTACCGCAGTGGCGCACGGGCGTCACCCAAACCCTCTTGGATGCCGAACAATCAAGCGACTGCCCGGTGATAGTTCCCATGACGCTCGTCGACGCTGAGTACTTCGACGAGATCGTCGGTGGACTCAAAGAGCATGGCGCCGATGTCAGGCACTACACCCTGACCGCTTCCGTCGAAGTGATCCATCGACGTCTCAGAGCCCGCCTTGCTCACCGTCTCGGCCCCATCCTCGGCGCCGATGAGACCTGGGCGATGAAACAGACTGGGAGGTGCGTCGCCCGGCTTGGCGAGGACCGATTCGCAAGCCATGTGCCAGCAGACGAACGCAGTGTCGACCAGGTTGTCGAGCACATCGCCGACGATGCCGGACTCGAACTCTCCCGTCCCCGTTTGTCTTCGGCGCGGTATCAGCTGCGTAGGGCAGCAGTCGCAGTTCGACACATCCGAACGTGA
- a CDS encoding MarR family winged helix-turn-helix transcriptional regulator, translating to MDGWPTGRLLSVAARLVEHAWEAVLREYDISSAGLVVLHVVSTGPATQREVAKKARVTDQTASRTIERLERMGYVRRQVDPDDERRKHVSATPAGAEVYRALLERERTDPALIASIGASEPELRRLLLELIRVQQDRSSGPS from the coding sequence ATGGACGGGTGGCCGACCGGTCGGCTGCTGTCGGTGGCGGCACGGCTCGTCGAGCACGCCTGGGAGGCGGTACTGCGGGAGTACGACATCTCGAGCGCCGGACTCGTCGTCCTCCATGTGGTGAGCACGGGACCGGCCACCCAGCGCGAGGTCGCCAAGAAGGCCCGGGTGACCGATCAAACTGCGAGCCGCACCATCGAGCGACTGGAACGAATGGGTTACGTACGGCGTCAGGTCGATCCCGACGACGAGCGGCGAAAGCATGTGAGCGCGACTCCGGCCGGTGCCGAGGTCTACCGCGCATTGCTCGAACGGGAGCGAACCGACCCGGCGCTGATCGCGTCCATCGGCGCGTCAGAACCGGAACTCCGTCGATTATTGCTCGAACTGATTCGCGTGCAACAGGATCGGAGCTCGGGGCCGTCATAG